One window from the genome of Malus domestica chromosome 01, GDT2T_hap1 encodes:
- the LOC103428534 gene encoding ras-related protein RABF1 isoform X1 produces MGCSASLPDRSSGLLAGPNSENGGASDAKNLRVKLVLLGDSGVGKSCIVLRFVRGQFDPTSKVTVGASFLAQTIALQDSTTVKFEIWDTAGQERYAALAPLYYRGAAVAVIVYDITSPDSFNKAQYWVKELQKHGSPDIVLALVGNKADLHEKREVPVQEGIEYAEKNGMFFIETSAKTADNINQLFEEIAKRLPRPAPSSTQQNP; encoded by the exons ATGGGTTGCTCAGCCTCCCTTCCAG ATAGGAGTTCTGGGCTGTTGGCCGGGCCAAATTCCGAAAACGGTGGAGCTTCTGATGCCAAAAATCTACGCGTAAAG CTAGTATTGTTGGGCGATTCTGGAGTTGGTAAAAGTTGTATTGTTCTGCGTTTTGTTCGTGGTCAGTTTGACCCCACATCCAAG GTGACTGTTGGAGCTTCATTCTTGGCGCAGACGATAGCTTTGCAAGATTCTACAACAGTTAAATTTGAAATATGGGACACTGCAGGACAAGAGAG GTATGCTGCATTGGCCCCACTTTATTATCGTGGTGCTGCAGTTGCAGTTATTGTGTATGATATAACAAGTCCTGATTCTTTCAACAAAGCGCAGTATTGGGTTAAG GAGCTACAGAAACATGGGAGCCCTGATATCGTCTTGGCCTTGGTCGGTAACAAAGCTGATCTTCATGAGAAACGTGAAGTTCCTGTTCAA GAGGGAATTGAATACGCTGAAAAGAATGGAATGTTCTTTATCGAGACATCTGCAAAGACAGCAGATAATATTAATCAGCTGTTTGAG GAAATTGCCAAGCGACTACCCCGTCCAGCCCCTTCATCAACGCAGCAGAATCCATGA
- the LOC103428534 gene encoding ras-related protein RABF1 isoform X2 produces MGCSASLPDRSSGLLAGPNSENGGASDAKNLRVKVTVGASFLAQTIALQDSTTVKFEIWDTAGQERYAALAPLYYRGAAVAVIVYDITSPDSFNKAQYWVKELQKHGSPDIVLALVGNKADLHEKREVPVQEGIEYAEKNGMFFIETSAKTADNINQLFEEIAKRLPRPAPSSTQQNP; encoded by the exons ATGGGTTGCTCAGCCTCCCTTCCAG ATAGGAGTTCTGGGCTGTTGGCCGGGCCAAATTCCGAAAACGGTGGAGCTTCTGATGCCAAAAATCTACGCGTAAAG GTGACTGTTGGAGCTTCATTCTTGGCGCAGACGATAGCTTTGCAAGATTCTACAACAGTTAAATTTGAAATATGGGACACTGCAGGACAAGAGAG GTATGCTGCATTGGCCCCACTTTATTATCGTGGTGCTGCAGTTGCAGTTATTGTGTATGATATAACAAGTCCTGATTCTTTCAACAAAGCGCAGTATTGGGTTAAG GAGCTACAGAAACATGGGAGCCCTGATATCGTCTTGGCCTTGGTCGGTAACAAAGCTGATCTTCATGAGAAACGTGAAGTTCCTGTTCAA GAGGGAATTGAATACGCTGAAAAGAATGGAATGTTCTTTATCGAGACATCTGCAAAGACAGCAGATAATATTAATCAGCTGTTTGAG GAAATTGCCAAGCGACTACCCCGTCCAGCCCCTTCATCAACGCAGCAGAATCCATGA